The Methanoregula boonei 6A8 genome has a window encoding:
- a CDS encoding ArsR/SmtB family transcription factor, producing MIKRAGGCSRRTGPGNDRELREIPEPVREELDRLGGPAALKKKIPAQKELDKQSALHHALADPIRLTILYLVRDQPLCVCVIIWYLKISGPKLSYHLNILKECGLIEGVPHGNWIIYSLTGAGRECIR from the coding sequence ATGATTAAGCGTGCGGGCGGGTGCAGCAGAAGAACAGGGCCGGGGAACGACCGGGAACTCCGGGAGATCCCGGAACCCGTCAGGGAAGAACTCGACCGTCTCGGCGGGCCTGCTGCCCTCAAAAAGAAGATACCTGCACAAAAGGAACTGGACAAACAAAGCGCTCTCCACCATGCCCTTGCAGACCCTATCCGGCTGACAATCCTTTATCTTGTCCGCGACCAGCCGCTCTGTGTCTGTGTCATAATCTGGTATCTCAAAATTTCAGGACCAAAACTCTCCTACCATCTCAATATCCTCAAAGAGTGCGGGCTCATCGAAGGCGTCCCTCACGGGAACTGGATTATTTATTCGCTGACCGGTGCCGGCCGGGAATGTATCCGGTAA